A single window of Nicotiana tomentosiformis chromosome 1, ASM39032v3, whole genome shotgun sequence DNA harbors:
- the LOC138891615 gene encoding uncharacterized protein — MTWVLDAEIHLDSMGLGDAIKDRNKASTQDCAKALILLRHHLDEGLKIEYFTVKDPLSVWNGLKKRYDNLKITSKLKLCGDTISDCDMLETFTMLHASNMVLQQQYREKGFKKYSELISLLLVAERNNDLLMINHENRPTRSTPLTEVNEVYSHYYKRGKCRGHVRGCGRGQGRNFPGHWANICRIPKYLVELCQTSLKDKAHEANFVYDNEFDITHLDVADIFEYPDGKIKHSIGDGSMVKDD; from the exons atgacatgggtgttggatgctgaaatccATTTAGATTCAATGGGTCTTGGAGACGCCATTAAAGATAGAAATAAAGCATCTACCCAAGACTGTGCTAAGGCTTTGATTTTAttgcgccatcaccttgatgaagggttaAAGATAGAATATTTCACAGTCAAAGATCCACTTAGCGTGTGGAATGGCTTAAAGAaaagatatgacaacttaaa aattacttctaaattgaaactctgTGGAGATACTATCAGTGATTGTGATATGCTTGAAACGTTCACAATGCttcatgcctccaatatggtcttgcaacagcagtaccgagagaaaggtttcaagaagtattctgagttgatttctcttctccttgTGGCTGAACGAAACAATGACTTGCTCATGATAAATCACGAAAATCGACCCACTAGGTCTACACCATTGACTGAAGTGAATGAGGTGTATTCCCATTATTATAAGCGTGGAAAATGTCGTGGCCATGTTCGTGGTTGTGGTCGTGGCCAAGGAAGAAATTTTCCTG GGCATTGGGCAAATATTTGTCGCATACCAAAATATTTGGTTGAGCTTTGTCAAACATCTCTAAAGGATAAAGCTCATGAAGCTAATTTTGTCTATGACAATGAATTTGACATCACCCACTTGGATGTGGCAGATATTTTTGAGTACCCTGATGGAAAAATAAAGCACTCGATAGGTGATGGATCTATGGTTAAAGATGATTGA